A window of the Petrotoga sp. 9PWA.NaAc.5.4 genome harbors these coding sequences:
- a CDS encoding carbohydrate ABC transporter permease, giving the protein MKKRKFIFFMLLPTFLLILFIIFYPTISGVLLSFKNYSLFNFKNIEWIGFDNFKEIFSDPFYGNIIWNTVKWVVFSVFFQLILGFILALLMKEPFKGRGIYAGFVFYPWAISGFAIGLSWSWLLNGQFGVINDILMKIGFINEGINFLSDPSLAMFSVILVNVWYGIPFFAIMILASLQTVPDSLYDAAEIDGAGYFTKLFHITIPYIKPTLINTILLRTIWIMNFPDIIYGMTRGGPAGSTEILSVKMINTVFYESDYSKAAAHGVVIVSILFIYTIMYLRLTSKQEFSL; this is encoded by the coding sequence ATGAAGAAAAGAAAATTTATCTTTTTTATGTTATTACCTACTTTTCTTTTAATTTTATTTATTATTTTTTACCCCACTATAAGTGGGGTTTTGTTATCTTTTAAAAATTACTCTCTTTTTAATTTTAAAAATATTGAATGGATAGGTTTTGACAATTTCAAGGAAATCTTTTCCGATCCTTTTTATGGTAATATTATTTGGAATACTGTGAAATGGGTTGTTTTTTCTGTATTTTTTCAATTGATATTGGGTTTTATATTAGCTCTTTTAATGAAAGAACCTTTTAAAGGAAGAGGAATATATGCTGGTTTCGTGTTTTATCCTTGGGCTATTTCAGGTTTTGCTATAGGCTTAAGTTGGTCTTGGCTTTTAAACGGACAATTTGGAGTTATTAATGATATACTGATGAAAATCGGATTTATAAATGAAGGCATCAATTTTCTTTCAGATCCTTCTTTAGCTATGTTTTCAGTTATTTTAGTTAATGTATGGTATGGAATACCTTTTTTTGCTATTATGATTTTAGCTTCATTACAAACTGTACCCGATTCACTTTATGATGCCGCAGAAATTGATGGAGCGGGTTATTTTACTAAACTTTTTCACATTACTATTCCATATATAAAACCTACTTTGATAAATACCATTTTGTTGAGAACGATATGGATTATGAATTTTCCGGATATAATTTATGGCATGACGCGTGGTGGGCCAGCAGGAAGTACAGAAATTTTATCCGTTAAAATGATAAATACTGTTTTTTATGAATCAGACTATAGTAAAGCAGCTGCCCATGGAGTTGTTATCGTTTCAATTCTTTTCATTTATACAATCATGTACTTAAGATTAACTTCAAAACAGGAGTTCAGTTTATGA
- a CDS encoding sugar ABC transporter substrate-binding protein — protein sequence MKKIAIITCILLFSLLLFSEDVITLNLIEAFSSPYRTPTLKNIIQIFETLNPGVKINVISPPYETAYQKINLMISTEQPLDIVEIGDWNLSALAAMGKLEDLSSYIDSWHEKDDMIEGVLEAAKTYQDIPYLLPHGVFVKALFYRPDILEKYGFKSYPKTMPEMYDTAKKLTESGKNQYGFDFRGKGYPTAFIDIVLTSFFDDIDPNNMYLTTSGEIIFEDPRAIEGLNFYVSLYKDTAPKDSINWGWDEQINAFVSGITPLLFQDPDTTGMLNEMLEPGQYKTAPIPLGVSEKIYPTFGFVGWGIPTYSEHKDLAWKFIKFVSSAEINGYWSKSYGALPILKSVYTYDSYFSSDIFEGWTKMFEDSEHYQFTQYPLDNENWGKWNEFQEKTMQQVLLGKLSVESCLKEWADFWKKAGIK from the coding sequence ATGAAAAAGATTGCTATTATAACTTGTATTTTATTGTTCAGTTTACTTCTTTTCTCTGAAGACGTTATAACTTTAAATTTGATCGAAGCATTTTCAAGTCCATACAGAACACCTACTTTAAAAAATATTATACAAATTTTTGAAACTTTAAATCCTGGAGTAAAAATTAATGTTATCTCACCACCATATGAAACGGCTTATCAAAAAATTAATTTGATGATAAGTACAGAACAACCACTTGATATTGTGGAAATTGGAGATTGGAATTTAAGTGCTTTAGCTGCAATGGGAAAATTAGAAGATTTATCGAGTTATATCGATTCTTGGCATGAAAAGGACGATATGATCGAAGGAGTTTTAGAAGCAGCAAAAACTTATCAAGATATTCCTTATTTATTACCACATGGTGTTTTTGTAAAAGCACTTTTTTATAGACCAGATATTTTAGAGAAATATGGTTTTAAGAGTTATCCAAAAACTATGCCAGAAATGTATGATACGGCAAAAAAATTAACAGAATCTGGTAAAAATCAATATGGTTTTGATTTTAGAGGTAAAGGATATCCGACAGCATTCATTGATATTGTTCTCACTTCATTCTTTGATGATATCGATCCAAATAATATGTACCTAACTACATCTGGAGAAATTATTTTTGAAGATCCAAGAGCCATTGAAGGATTAAATTTCTACGTTAGTTTATATAAAGATACAGCTCCAAAAGATTCTATTAATTGGGGTTGGGATGAACAAATTAACGCCTTTGTTTCTGGCATTACGCCTTTATTATTTCAAGATCCTGATACTACAGGCATGTTGAACGAAATGCTTGAACCTGGTCAATATAAAACTGCTCCCATTCCATTGGGGGTAAGTGAAAAGATATACCCAACATTTGGATTTGTTGGGTGGGGAATCCCTACCTATTCTGAACATAAAGATTTGGCTTGGAAATTCATTAAATTTGTTAGCTCAGCCGAAATTAATGGTTATTGGAGTAAAAGTTATGGTGCTTTACCAATACTAAAATCAGTTTATACATACGATTCATATTTTAGTTCAGATATTTTTGAAGGGTGGACAAAGATGTTTGAAGATAGTGAACATTACCAATTTACACAATATCCGTTAGATAATGAAAATTGGGGAAAGTGGAATGAATTCCAAGAAAAGACCATGCAGCAAGTATTGCTTGGAAAACTTTCTGTAGAAAGTTGCTTGAAAGAATGGGCTGACTTTTGGAAAAAGGCCGGAATTAAATAA
- a CDS encoding ROK family protein: MNLKTQNESIRINNSLKVLDLLFNKEMSRIELAYQTGLTKTTIGEIVRDFLKIGFIEEVKSNPNGIGRPSITLKFVKNFAHVIGIGIMRDGVNGSLIDCEGTEIYSMKYPFKEGIPQINMVYQVIDELMRKAELTNKKVKVVSFGVPGPLDTEKGVIKEPPKLPEFVNFPLIYKIKERYNVFACLENDADMGAMGEKYYGKGKDLDSFIYILYDKGIGAGIIINNQLYHGINGYAGEIGHTLIYNNGNFKFFENEYGIDNVIQKLNKISKKQIKSINELESISETENKQIKDFKIELSKYFGSIILSLIHYFGISNILIDGRTRYLGKDFLIQLNSFVKEHLFHKHPINISYSNLDEYAVSKGAAKFGLIKFLKDEIISNI, translated from the coding sequence TTGAATTTGAAAACACAAAACGAATCTATAAGAATAAATAATTCTTTAAAAGTTTTAGATCTTTTATTCAATAAAGAAATGTCAAGAATAGAACTTGCCTATCAAACTGGATTAACTAAAACTACTATAGGCGAGATAGTCAGAGATTTCCTTAAAATCGGATTTATAGAAGAAGTCAAAAGTAATCCTAATGGAATTGGAAGACCCTCTATTACTCTAAAATTTGTAAAAAACTTTGCTCATGTAATTGGAATAGGAATAATGCGCGACGGTGTAAATGGCTCTCTTATTGATTGTGAAGGAACGGAAATCTATAGCATGAAATATCCTTTCAAAGAGGGAATACCACAAATAAATATGGTATACCAAGTTATTGATGAACTTATGAGAAAAGCGGAACTTACTAACAAGAAAGTAAAAGTAGTATCTTTTGGGGTTCCGGGACCTTTAGATACTGAAAAAGGGGTTATTAAAGAACCACCAAAACTTCCTGAATTCGTGAATTTTCCTTTGATATACAAAATAAAGGAAAGATACAATGTTTTTGCATGTTTAGAAAATGATGCTGATATGGGAGCTATGGGTGAAAAATATTATGGAAAAGGAAAAGATTTAGATTCTTTTATATATATCCTCTATGATAAAGGTATTGGGGCAGGAATAATAATAAATAATCAACTTTATCATGGCATCAATGGATATGCAGGAGAGATTGGACATACTCTTATTTATAACAATGGGAATTTTAAATTTTTTGAAAATGAATACGGAATAGATAATGTTATTCAAAAATTAAACAAAATATCAAAAAAACAAATAAAATCCATCAATGAGTTAGAATCTATTTCAGAAACTGAAAATAAACAAATAAAAGACTTTAAAATAGAACTTTCCAAATATTTTGGTTCAATAATACTATCTTTAATACATTATTTTGGAATTTCAAATATTTTAATAGATGGTAGAACAAGATATTTAGGTAAAGATTTTTTAATTCAATTAAATTCTTTTGTAAAGGAACATTTGTTTCACAAGCATCCAATAAATATATCTTATTCAAACTTAGATGAATATGCAGTTTCAAAAGGCGCTGCAAAATTCGGATTAATAAAATTTCTTAAAGATGAAATTATTAGTAACATTTGA
- a CDS encoding ABC transporter substrate-binding protein, with product MKRIGVLVIFAILLISFLEAEPVKIVFWHNMSNPVDRKSIEESVQIFNERNPNIQVEIILVPGSETEATKLMTAIAGGTGPDVYYLDRFTVAQRAYYQQLEPLGKYLEQIGIDIESLKKQYVDFAIEECIWNETLYALPWDTDARVLYYNKKHFKEAGLDPEKPPKTIEELDEYADKLTKKAGNRYLRIGFVPWVGQGWPYTWGWAFDGEFYDPENQKLIFAEDENIIKSLEWQKTYADKYGIKELEAFFSAFGMSFTGANVGSAAPIDPFLQGQLSMRIDGNWLLAQIRELAPKDFEYGIAPIPYPEELGQSTTWAGGWSLVIPKGAKHPKEAAEFIHYMATEGQIKYAVDTAHLPTIKEAIPEFVENYPEQKLFADLLTVAKSRPPLPVGALLWDELVDARNYVLYGEKDAATALKDAQDKVQSELDKMLGK from the coding sequence ATGAAGAGGATCGGAGTTTTAGTTATATTTGCCATTTTATTAATCAGTTTTTTGGAAGCAGAACCTGTAAAAATAGTTTTTTGGCATAATATGTCAAATCCTGTGGATCGTAAATCTATCGAAGAAAGTGTTCAAATATTTAATGAAAGGAATCCCAATATTCAGGTAGAAATTATTTTAGTACCTGGGTCTGAAACTGAAGCAACTAAATTAATGACAGCTATTGCAGGAGGGACTGGACCAGATGTTTACTATTTAGACAGATTTACAGTTGCCCAAAGAGCTTATTACCAACAATTAGAACCTTTAGGCAAGTATCTGGAACAAATTGGGATAGACATTGAAAGCTTGAAAAAACAATATGTAGATTTTGCAATTGAAGAATGTATATGGAATGAAACTTTATATGCGTTACCCTGGGATACCGATGCACGTGTTTTATATTATAATAAAAAACATTTTAAAGAAGCTGGTCTAGACCCAGAGAAGCCCCCTAAAACTATTGAAGAACTAGATGAATATGCTGATAAATTAACTAAAAAGGCTGGAAATAGATACTTAAGAATAGGTTTTGTACCATGGGTTGGTCAAGGATGGCCTTACACATGGGGATGGGCATTTGATGGAGAGTTCTATGATCCTGAAAATCAAAAGTTAATATTTGCTGAAGATGAAAATATTATAAAATCTCTTGAATGGCAAAAAACATACGCTGATAAATATGGGATTAAAGAATTAGAAGCTTTTTTCTCTGCTTTTGGTATGAGTTTTACTGGAGCAAATGTTGGAAGTGCAGCTCCTATTGACCCTTTCTTACAAGGTCAATTATCAATGAGAATAGACGGGAATTGGCTTCTCGCACAAATTAGAGAATTAGCACCAAAAGATTTTGAATATGGAATTGCTCCTATACCATATCCAGAAGAGCTCGGACAATCAACTACTTGGGCAGGAGGTTGGAGTCTTGTAATTCCTAAAGGTGCAAAACACCCGAAAGAAGCGGCTGAGTTTATACATTATATGGCTACAGAAGGGCAAATTAAGTATGCTGTTGATACTGCTCATTTACCGACAATAAAAGAGGCAATTCCTGAATTTGTTGAAAATTATCCTGAGCAAAAATTGTTTGCTGATCTATTAACAGTTGCCAAAAGTAGACCTCCTTTACCAGTAGGAGCATTATTGTGGGATGAATTAGTGGATGCCAGAAATTATGTTTTATATGGTGAAAAAGATGCTGCGACTGCATTAAAAGATGCACAAGATAAAGTACAATCGGAATTAGACAAGATGTTAGGAAAATAA
- a CDS encoding carbohydrate ABC transporter permease, translating into MSHSKKRAWIGVLFALPAILGLVILKIYPIIASGFYSLTEYHITDSPEWVGFENYKNLFSDPLFIKSFSNTMYYLVLLVPLGLVVGICLALLLVKDIKGISFFRSMVYLPSIVPVYAFATVALWFFNPYFGLVNGLLARVGINGPLWIADESWVKFTLVLAAQWGAGPTALLFMASMKDIPRELYEAATLDGANAWQKFWRITFPFISPVTLYYLITSSIQALQFFDMPNIMTGGGPNNASLSLGMYIYRNAFRYTNMGYASAMSWIIFIIALILSFVLFRTSMKWVFYGE; encoded by the coding sequence TTGTCTCATAGTAAAAAAAGAGCTTGGATAGGAGTGTTATTCGCATTACCAGCTATTTTAGGATTAGTTATTTTAAAAATTTATCCCATCATTGCTTCTGGTTTTTATAGTTTAACAGAGTACCATATAACTGATTCTCCAGAATGGGTGGGTTTTGAAAATTATAAAAATCTATTTTCCGATCCTTTGTTTATAAAATCTTTTTCCAATACAATGTATTATTTAGTATTGCTAGTTCCATTAGGGTTAGTTGTTGGAATCTGCTTAGCTTTACTTTTGGTAAAAGATATAAAAGGGATAAGCTTTTTTAGATCAATGGTTTACCTTCCCAGCATAGTTCCGGTATATGCTTTTGCTACTGTAGCTTTATGGTTCTTCAATCCATATTTTGGCTTGGTAAATGGGTTACTAGCAAGGGTTGGAATTAATGGTCCTCTGTGGATTGCTGATGAAAGTTGGGTAAAGTTTACATTGGTATTAGCAGCACAATGGGGTGCAGGTCCAACAGCTTTACTTTTTATGGCTAGTATGAAGGATATTCCTAGAGAATTGTATGAAGCAGCAACATTAGACGGAGCAAATGCTTGGCAAAAATTTTGGAGGATTACTTTCCCATTTATTAGTCCTGTTACACTATATTATTTGATAACTTCATCTATACAAGCACTTCAATTTTTTGATATGCCAAACATTATGACAGGAGGAGGGCCAAACAATGCTTCATTATCATTAGGAATGTATATTTATAGAAATGCTTTTCGTTACACAAATATGGGGTATGCCTCTGCAATGTCATGGATAATATTTATAATTGCTTTGATTTTGTCTTTTGTTCTTTTTAGGACATCTATGAAATGGGTTTTTTATGGAGAATAA
- a CDS encoding carbohydrate ABC transporter permease yields MKSKKKSFIISTVISLILLIIVTIIYMLPFFWMVSTSFKADHELYEYPTPLWPDKLMFENYKHAVTYFPFFKYFRNSVIITAGSVIGVLFSCPLAAYSFAQLKWKGRDIIFYSLIATMMLPNFVTLIPLFVIFARLNLVNTFWPLIIPSFLGQPFFIFLLRQFFRSLPTSLFDAARIDGASEFQIYTRIALPLIKPALLVVGLFQFLASWNDYLGPLIYLTNENKYPLSLGLPQFLDQYGTHWNWMMAAATITVIPVLIFFILTQKQLIEGIKFTGSKG; encoded by the coding sequence ATGAAAAGCAAAAAGAAGAGTTTTATAATTTCAACTGTAATTAGTTTAATATTATTGATAATTGTTACAATTATTTATATGTTGCCTTTTTTTTGGATGGTATCCACTTCATTTAAAGCTGATCATGAACTATACGAATATCCTACCCCTTTATGGCCTGATAAATTAATGTTTGAAAATTACAAACACGCCGTAACATATTTTCCTTTTTTTAAATACTTTCGAAATAGCGTAATAATTACAGCCGGTTCAGTAATTGGAGTTTTGTTTTCCTGTCCTTTAGCAGCTTACAGTTTTGCACAATTAAAATGGAAAGGAAGAGATATTATATTCTATTCACTTATTGCCACTATGATGTTGCCGAATTTTGTTACACTTATACCTCTTTTTGTTATATTTGCAAGATTAAATTTAGTTAATACATTTTGGCCTTTAATAATTCCTTCATTTTTAGGACAACCTTTTTTTATCTTTTTATTAAGACAGTTTTTTCGATCTTTACCTACAAGTTTATTTGATGCTGCACGTATTGACGGAGCCTCAGAATTTCAGATTTATACTAGAATTGCACTACCATTAATAAAACCTGCACTTTTGGTAGTAGGATTATTTCAATTTTTAGCTTCATGGAATGATTATTTAGGACCTCTTATTTATTTAACAAATGAAAACAAATATCCTCTTTCATTGGGATTACCTCAATTTTTGGATCAATACGGTACTCACTGGAATTGGATGATGGCAGCTGCAACAATTACAGTAATTCCCGTTTTGATTTTCTTTATACTCACACAAAAACAATTAATTGAAGGAATTAAGTTTACTGGCAGCAAAGGGTAA
- a CDS encoding aldo/keto reductase has product MKYVNLGKSGLKVSEVSLGTMTFGREADEKEANKILEYYFDNGGNFIDTANVYAEGKSEEILGRALRGKRNNIVLATKVFFPTGKDFNEKGVSRNNILRAVENSLKRLQTDYIDLYQIHCWDYFTPIEETLSALDYLINKGYVRYIGISNFSGWQIEKALKVSEVNRYEKIISAQMQYSLVVRDIEMEVMPVCNAEGISLVAWGPLGGGFLSGKYKAGEKPKEGRIAVAENDWEESWDKRATEKNFKILEKLEGIAKARNKTVAQISLNWIISRNVIPILGIRTLKQIEDNMGAVGWELTQDELNELNSISEPEERYPYRFIKSANKR; this is encoded by the coding sequence ATGAAATATGTAAATCTTGGTAAAAGTGGTTTAAAAGTATCTGAAGTTTCTTTAGGGACAATGACATTTGGAAGAGAAGCAGATGAGAAAGAAGCAAATAAAATTTTGGAATATTATTTTGATAATGGTGGAAACTTTATAGATACAGCGAACGTATATGCAGAAGGGAAATCAGAAGAAATTCTTGGGCGTGCCTTAAGAGGAAAACGAAATAATATTGTTCTTGCGACAAAAGTGTTTTTCCCAACAGGGAAAGATTTTAATGAAAAGGGGGTTTCAAGAAATAATATTTTAAGAGCTGTTGAAAATAGCTTGAAAAGACTACAGACTGATTATATAGATCTTTATCAAATACATTGTTGGGATTATTTCACTCCAATAGAAGAAACTCTTTCTGCCTTAGATTACCTAATAAATAAGGGATATGTTAGATATATTGGGATTTCGAATTTTTCAGGCTGGCAAATTGAAAAGGCATTGAAAGTATCTGAAGTTAACAGGTATGAAAAAATAATTTCAGCTCAAATGCAGTATAGCCTAGTTGTAAGAGATATAGAAATGGAAGTTATGCCTGTTTGTAACGCAGAAGGTATAAGTCTTGTGGCTTGGGGACCATTAGGAGGAGGATTTTTAAGTGGAAAATATAAAGCTGGAGAAAAGCCAAAAGAAGGAAGAATTGCAGTAGCTGAAAATGATTGGGAAGAATCTTGGGACAAAAGAGCAACGGAAAAAAACTTCAAAATACTTGAAAAATTAGAAGGAATTGCTAAAGCTCGAAATAAAACGGTAGCTCAGATTTCACTTAATTGGATTATTTCGAGAAATGTTATTCCTATTTTAGGAATAAGAACTTTGAAACAAATTGAAGATAATATGGGGGCAGTGGGTTGGGAACTCACTCAAGATGAACTAAATGAGTTAAATTCAATTAGTGAACCAGAAGAAAGATATCCTTACAGATTCATTAAATCTGCGAATAAAAGATAA
- a CDS encoding alpha-mannosidase, producing the protein MMNIEKFKLKEIKKQNPAGYWVKDEIIRNKDILFSGTLLGSQSQSWYWSNRIISQIEYAMELNKIFDANYNKILNSAIDFLYENYRKEKSITKTVALETEKLLLPLSQISKSFKILCVAHAHIDMNWMWRYDETVSVVLETFRTVLKLMSEYPKFKFSQSQASVYKILEEFDLEMLEEVKKRIKEGKLEVTASTWVEHDKNMPGSESMVRQILYTKQYLSKILEIDSESLQIDFEPDTFGHSINIPELLFNAGIKYYYHCRGYKGYNIYKWLAPSGNYIIAYNEPFWYNSPIDSSAAINVPHFCTKYNIDTMLKVYGIGDHGGGPTRRDIERIIDMNDWPVFPEFRFGTYHEYFSLLDKNSSNMQEVKKELNFVFTGCYTSQSKLKQANRISEKTLNEAEMFSTFSCLLTSSSKYPSLDFSKAWENVLFNQFHDILPGSCTGGSQEYAMGLFQKTMAITNTHLSYALRHITGRIDTEGIFQQNKKVNKESISEGAGAGYGVENFKVIQSEQNSEKERIFHVFNSATFIRREVVEITIWDWDGDLEKIIIKNEKGKIITHQLIDRTFQSYWGHNYFRLLINAEVPSCGYSTYIMSEMEENDLEFSKEEMFNVLAPRIEKPDEFIMENEYIKVTFDSKNLSINSLIDKENNQEIVDKSHPSGIFRLIEEEGKHEGTAWVVGRYMNIKNLLNDIKVKDVCLDENISKSITYELSFMNSLLKIKISLDQDSPTLTYDVQCEWKEFGKVGESVPQLNFFLPLSYSPITFKYDVPFGVIERKGANMDVPANSFAVGVNQKADNKSVMLVTNSKYGFRCNNNVMSVSLIRSSTDPDPYPEVGSHKFRLGISLVNVISNKDLIDKAYTFNHPLNSFYGTFHKGTLPLSKGFMSLKSKNVVVSGIKMPEKNSFNRLIIRLYEVNGEEENVELSFFWKVKNAYMIDINEKIMPERNDISFINNNVSFKTKPYFLSSLLVEFDN; encoded by the coding sequence ATGATGAATATAGAAAAATTTAAATTAAAGGAAATAAAAAAACAGAATCCTGCAGGTTATTGGGTAAAAGATGAAATTATTCGTAATAAAGACATTTTGTTTTCCGGAACTCTTTTAGGGTCGCAATCTCAATCTTGGTACTGGAGTAACAGAATTATTTCTCAGATTGAATATGCCATGGAATTAAATAAAATATTTGATGCCAATTACAATAAAATTCTGAACTCAGCAATAGATTTTCTTTATGAAAACTATAGGAAAGAAAAAAGTATTACCAAAACCGTAGCTCTAGAAACAGAAAAGTTATTACTTCCGTTATCTCAAATATCAAAATCTTTTAAAATATTATGTGTTGCTCATGCACATATTGACATGAATTGGATGTGGAGATATGATGAAACAGTATCAGTGGTCCTTGAAACGTTTCGTACAGTTCTAAAACTAATGTCTGAGTATCCAAAATTCAAATTTTCTCAATCTCAGGCATCTGTATATAAAATTCTTGAAGAATTCGATCTTGAAATGTTAGAAGAAGTAAAAAAAAGAATTAAAGAAGGAAAATTGGAAGTAACTGCTTCTACATGGGTCGAGCATGATAAAAATATGCCTGGTAGTGAAAGTATGGTTAGGCAAATTCTTTATACAAAACAATATCTTTCAAAGATATTAGAAATTGATTCAGAATCTTTACAAATTGATTTTGAACCCGATACTTTTGGACATAGTATAAACATTCCGGAACTTCTGTTTAATGCAGGAATAAAATATTATTATCATTGTCGCGGGTACAAAGGTTATAATATATATAAGTGGTTAGCTCCATCTGGAAATTATATTATTGCATACAACGAACCTTTCTGGTATAATTCACCGATTGATTCATCTGCTGCAATAAATGTTCCACATTTTTGTACCAAGTACAACATTGATACGATGCTTAAGGTATATGGAATAGGTGATCATGGTGGTGGACCTACCAGAAGAGATATTGAAAGAATAATTGATATGAATGATTGGCCTGTTTTTCCAGAATTTCGGTTTGGTACTTATCATGAATATTTTTCATTGTTGGATAAAAACTCATCAAACATGCAGGAAGTAAAAAAAGAATTAAATTTTGTTTTTACAGGGTGTTATACTTCACAAAGTAAGTTAAAACAAGCCAATAGGATATCTGAAAAGACATTAAATGAAGCAGAGATGTTTAGCACTTTTTCTTGCTTATTAACTTCTTCTTCAAAATATCCTTCATTAGACTTTTCAAAGGCTTGGGAAAATGTATTATTTAATCAATTTCATGATATACTACCTGGGTCCTGTACAGGTGGTTCTCAAGAATATGCTATGGGATTATTTCAAAAAACTATGGCGATTACTAACACGCATCTATCTTACGCATTACGCCATATTACGGGAAGAATAGATACCGAAGGTATCTTTCAACAAAACAAAAAGGTAAACAAAGAAAGTATCTCAGAGGGTGCTGGAGCAGGATATGGAGTTGAAAATTTCAAGGTTATACAATCAGAACAAAATAGCGAAAAAGAAAGGATTTTCCATGTATTTAATTCTGCTACTTTTATTAGAAGAGAAGTTGTTGAAATTACTATCTGGGATTGGGATGGTGATCTTGAGAAAATTATTATAAAAAATGAGAAGGGTAAAATCATAACCCATCAGTTAATTGATAGAACTTTCCAAAGCTATTGGGGCCATAATTATTTTCGATTACTCATCAATGCCGAAGTTCCTTCTTGCGGGTATTCAACTTATATAATGAGTGAAATGGAGGAGAACGATTTAGAATTTAGTAAAGAAGAAATGTTTAATGTCTTGGCTCCTAGAATCGAAAAACCTGATGAGTTCATTATGGAAAATGAATATATAAAAGTTACTTTTGATTCCAAAAATTTGTCTATCAATTCTCTAATAGATAAGGAAAATAATCAGGAAATAGTAGATAAATCTCATCCATCTGGGATATTTAGATTAATTGAAGAAGAAGGTAAGCATGAAGGAACTGCTTGGGTTGTCGGAAGATACATGAATATAAAAAATCTTTTAAACGATATAAAAGTTAAAGATGTGTGTTTAGACGAGAATATTAGTAAAAGTATAACTTATGAATTATCTTTTATGAATTCTTTATTAAAGATTAAAATATCATTGGATCAAGATTCTCCTACTTTGACGTATGATGTACAATGCGAATGGAAAGAATTTGGAAAAGTTGGAGAAAGTGTCCCTCAGCTTAACTTCTTTTTACCTCTTTCATATTCACCTATTACCTTTAAATACGATGTGCCTTTTGGTGTTATTGAAAGAAAAGGTGCGAATATGGATGTACCTGCAAATAGTTTTGCTGTAGGGGTTAATCAAAAAGCAGATAACAAATCTGTGATGCTTGTAACGAATTCAAAATATGGGTTTCGTTGTAATAATAATGTTATGTCGGTTTCTCTTATAAGGAGTTCAACGGATCCTGATCCTTATCCAGAAGTTGGATCACATAAATTTAGATTAGGGATATCTTTAGTTAATGTTATCTCAAATAAAGATTTAATAGATAAAGCATATACTTTTAATCATCCTCTTAACTCCTTTTACGGGACTTTTCATAAAGGAACGCTGCCCCTTTCTAAGGGCTTTATGTCACTGAAAAGTAAAAACGTTGTAGTTTCTGGAATAAAAATGCCAGAAAAAAATAGTTTTAATAGACTGATTATAAGGTTATATGAAGTTAATGGTGAAGAAGAGAACGTGGAATTATCCTTTTTTTGGAAAGTAAAAAATGCCTATATGATTGATATTAATGAAAAAATTATGCCGGAAAGAAATGATATTTCATTTATTAACAATAACGTATCTTTTAAAACAAAACCATATTTCCTAAGTTCGCTCTTGGTAGAATTTGATAATTAA